One Manihot esculenta cultivar AM560-2 chromosome 6, M.esculenta_v8, whole genome shotgun sequence DNA segment encodes these proteins:
- the LOC110616777 gene encoding uncharacterized protein LOC110616777 isoform X3 codes for MERNSNITMEQLDMQNQFGYSARESGHEGFAASQAFLIDPISSRSANVRLPDLNVSEVKPVLNYSIQTGEEFALEFMRDRVNLKKPLIPSALADPNHASNHMELKSILSTTHTGSESSYASTLPLAEKGSKGIERTNLSLYEGRSDYGSVHSVPQTSSEHDIQQFLHGFTSDSSSTKMKLLCSFGGTILPRPSDGKLRYVGGETHIICISKDISWEELERKTLAIYTQPHVIKYQLPGEDLDALVSVSCDEDLQNMMEEWNEVEGREASQKLRMFLFSMSDLEDAQFGLGSLEGDSDIQYVVAVNGMDLGLRKSSIVHGLASSSRNNLNELDVLNVDRETSRVAAVSIGVSTSTLPSTFQSAQLVHQNLSSAYETNPQFSHGQMMEYRVSQQFVAHYPNNSSNYSPNEEIPYSTSLHGLMNQGGLNRGKSYGSLHEQNSQTLAKEEKRKLDGSVQHEVGIEKTRPLEKAVPVDEISVSVSAQEDLHSLPSKNDSNQCESEKTSSSVDVINQVQISKSSENDQCSLSCTFGLSGSDSVSNLIDLSYHEPSLPTQRIYCSERIPREQAELMNRLSKSDDSLGSLFLISHSSSNITEHKSIRESAENLIQSDPDLHTEHSMPTVKPLHIDPQQTNNELAQPQKYKVFADAASEMNKMLLDSHDVLQSGFKLAVPNDVDDKDSANREAMLNADHDDTAGNQENLLIEETGESRSGNPAASQVTYLVHHKDPLTDTLGPKLSEITGKDFAGNDLGHSQPFSQKESSANDIPQGIHPVGISARKQADVSIDINDRFPHDFFSEIFPRGILTEERVGVTPMHKDGAGISVIMENHEPKHWSYFQKLAQEEFVQKDVSLIDQDLLSTPLLAKAKDGDQKTHLFAHLTEDPVSMDHKHSHSQLNFGKDSNKESIPGTGGADSTVHSDFGYSQVKGSKNMQFGAMVENLKSPESPYELENRNIGLPPINPSLVDFDISALQQFINNEDLEELRELGSGTFGTVYHGKWRGSDVAIKRLKKICFTGRSSEQERLTIEFWREAEILSKLHHPNVVAFYGVVKDGPGGTLATVAEFMVDGSLRHVLLKKDRYLDRRKRLLIAMDAAFGMEYLHSKNIVHFDLKCDNLLVNLKDPHRPICKVGDFGLSKIKRNTLVSGGVRGTLPWMAPELLHGSSNKVSEKVDVFSFGIVLWEILTGEEPYANMHYGAIIGGIVNNTLRPAIPNFCDPDWKRLMEQCWAPNPAARPSFTEIARRLRIMSTAASQTKGHGHKPSKS; via the exons ATGGAGAGGAATTCAAACATCACAATGGAACAATTGGATATGCAAAATCAATTTGGATACAGTGCCAGGGAATCAGGACATGAAGGATTTGCTGCATCTCAAGCATTTTTAATAGACCCTATAAGCAGCAGAAGTGCTAATGTGAGACTTCCTGACCTAAATGTATCAGAAGTTAAACCTGTACTTAATTACTCCATACAGACAGGTGAGGAGTTTGCTCTTGAATTTATGCGTGATCGAGTTAATCTTAAGAAGCCTCTCATCCCAAGTGCTCTAGCTGAtcctaatcatgcatcaaaTCATATGGAGCTAAAAAGTATTTTAAGCACTACTCATACAGGGTCTGAAAGTTCATATGCTTCAACGCTCCCTTTAGCAGAGAAAGGTTCAAAAGGAATTGAGAGAACAAACTTGTCTTTATATGAAGGGAGAAGCGACTATGGGTCAGTCCATTCAGTTCCACAAACTTCATCAGAACATGACATTCAACAATTTCTACATGGTTTTACCTCTGATAGCTCATCTACAAAGATGAAGCTGCTCTGCAGCTTTGGCGGTACGATACTGCCTCGTCCTAGTGATGGAAAGCTCAGGTATGTTGGGGGTGAAACACACATTATATGTATATCAAAGGATATTTCGTGGGAAGAGCTTGAGCGGAAAACCTTAGCAATTTATACCCAACCTCATGTGATAAAATATCAGCTTCCTGGAGAGGATCTTGATGCATTGGTTTCTGTTTCATGTGATGAGGATCTGCAGAATATGATGGAGGAATGGAATGAAGTTGAAGGTAGAGAAGCATCACAAAAACTTAGAATGTTTCTGTTCTCCATGAGTGATTTGGAGGATGCTCAGTTTGGCTTGGGCAGTTTGGAGGGTGATTCTGATATTCAGTATGTAGTTGCAGTTAATGGCATGGACTTGGGATTAAGAAAAAGCTCAATTGTACATGGTTTGGCAAGCTCTTccagaaataatttaaatgagcTAGATGTATTAAATGTTGACAGGGAGACAAGTAGAGTAGCAGCTGTCTCTATTGGGGTCAGTACTTCAACTTTGCCTAGCACTTTCCAATCTGCTCAACTGGTTCATCAGAATTTATCCAGTGCATATGAAACCAACCCACAATTTTCTCATGGCCAAATGATGGAATATAGAGTTTCCCAGCAATTTGTGGCGCACTATCCCAACAATTCTTCTAATTACTCCCCTAATGAAGAAATTCCCTATTCAACCTCCCTTCATGGGCTTATGAATCAAGGAGGCTTGAATCGAGGGAAGTCATATGGCAGTCTTCATGAGCAGAATTCACAGACATTAGCAAAGGAAGAAAAGAGAAAACTTGATGGTTCAGTTCAACATGAGGTTGGTATTGAAAAAACTCGTCCCCTAGAAAAGGCTGTTCCAGTTGATGAAATATCAGTCAGTGTTTCTGCACAAGAAGATCTCCATTCTCTGCCCTCAAAAAATGATTCTAATCAATGTGAATCTGAAAAGACCTCTTCTTCTGTAGATGTCATTAATCAGGTGCAGATATCTAAATCAAGTGAAAATGATCAATGTTCCCTATCTTGTACATTTGGTTTGAGCGGTTCTGATTCTGTTTCTAATTTGATAGACTTGAGCTATCATGAACCATCCCTACCTACTCAGAGGATATATTGTTCAGAAAGAATACCCCGGGAACAAGCAGAGCTGATGAATAGGTTATCAAAATCTGATGATTCACTTGGTTCTCTGTTTCTTATTTCTCATTCTAGTTCCAATATTACTGAGCATAAGTCAATTAGAGAATCTGCTGAAAACCTTATTCAAAGTGATCCGGATCTCCATACTGAACACTCCATGCCAACTGTAAAACCATTGCATATAGATCCTCAACAGACCAACAATGAGCTTGCCCAACCCCAGAAGTACAAGGTGTTTGCAGATGCAGCTTCTGAGATGAATAAGATGCTTTTGGATTCTCATGATGTTTTGCAGAGTGGGTTCAAGCTAGCAGTTCCAAATGATGTGGATGATAAAGATTCTGCAAACAGAGAAGCTATGCTTAATGCTGACCATGATGACACTGCAGGTAACCAGGAAAATCTCCTGATTGAAGAAACTGGAGAATCAAGATCTGGAAATCCTGCAGCATCCCAAGTAACTTATCTTGTGCACCACAAGGATCCTCTGACTGATACTCTGGGGCCTAAACTTAGTGAGATAACAGGAAAAGATTTTGCAGGTAATGATCTTGGACATTCTCAGCCATTTTCTCAAAAAGAGAGCTCAGCTAATGATATTCCTCAAGGAATACACCCTGTTGGTATTTCAGCAAGAAAACAGGCAGACGTCAGCATAGATATTAATGATAGATTCCCtcatgattttttttctgaaatatTCCCCAGAGGGATACTTACTGAGGAGAGGGTAGGTGTTACTCCAATGCACAAAGATGGAGCTGGCATCAGTGTGATCATGGAAAATCATGAGCCTAAGCACTGgtcatattttcaaaaattggcACAAGAAGAGTTCGTTCAGAAAGATGTTTCTCTTATCGATCAGGATCTTCTAAGTACTCCTTTACTAGCAAAAGCAAAAGATGGAGATCAGAAGACACATCTTTTTGCACATTTGACAGAAGATCCAGTTTCAATGGACCACAAACATTCCCACTCCCAGCTTAATTTTGGTAAAGACAGCAATAAAGAAAGCATACCAGGAACAGGAGGAGCTGACTCCACAGTTCATTCGGATTTTGGTTATTCCCAGGTGAAAGGCAGTAAAAATATGCAGTTTGGTGCTATGGTGGAGAACTTAAAATCTCCAGAATCACCATATGAG TTGGAAAACAGGAACATTGGCCTGCCTCCTATTAATCCATCTCTTGTAGATTTTGACATCAGTGCATTGCAG CAGTTCATAAACAATGAAGATCTTGAAGAGCTGAGGGAACTAGGTTCTGGCACTTTTGGAACTGTATATCATGGAAAATGGAGGGGATCAGATGTTGCCATTAAGAGGCTTAAGAAGATTTGTTTCACTGGTCGATCATCAGAGCAAGAGAGATTG ACTATAGAATTTTGGCGGGAAGCTGAAATTCTGTCAAAGCTTCACCATCCAAATGTAGTTGCATTTTATGGTGTGGTGAAAGATGGGCCTGGCGGGACGTTAGCTACTGTGGCAGAGTTCATGGTTGATGGTTCTCTTAGGCATGTCTTACTCAAGAAGGACAG GTATCTGGATCGTCGCAAGAGGCTCCTAATAGCTATGGATGCTGCATTTGGAATGGAGTATCTGCACTCAAAGAACATTGTGCATTTTGATTTGAAATGTGACAACTTGCTTGTGAACCTAAAAGATCCCCACCGACCAATCTGCAAG GTTGGTGATTTTGGACTGTCAAAAATTAAACGAAATACATTGGTATCTGGAGGTGTGCGTGGAACTCTTCCATGGATGGCACCAGAGCTGCTACATGGTAGTAGCAACAAGGTCTCGGAAAAG GTTGACGTTTTCTCCTTTGGAATTGTCCTATGGGAGATTCTCACTGGTGAGGAACCATATGCCAACATGCACTATGGTGCCATCATAG GTGGAATTGTAAATAATACTTTGAGACCAGCCATTCCGAATTTCTGTGATCCTGACTGGAAAAGGTTGATGGAGCAGTGTTGGGCCCCTAATCCTGCAGCCAGGCCTTCCTTCACAGAAATTGCCAGACGTCTGCGCATAATGTCTACAGCAGCTAGCCAAACCAAAGGACATGGCCACAAGCCATCAAAGTCATGA
- the LOC110616777 gene encoding uncharacterized protein LOC110616777 isoform X4, with product MERNSNITMEQLDMQNQFGYSARESGHEGFAASQAFLIDPISSRSANVRLPDLNVSEVKPVLNYSIQTGEEFALEFMRDRVNLKKPLIPSALADPNHASNHMELKSILSTTHTGSESSYASTLPLAEKGSKGIERTNLSLYEGRSDYGSVHSVPQTSSEHDIQQFLHGFTSDSSSTKMKLLCSFGGTILPRPSDGKLRYVGGETHIICISKDISWEELERKTLAIYTQPHVIKYQLPGEDLDALVSVSCDEDLQNMMEEWNEVEGREASQKLRMFLFSMSDLEDAQFGLGSLEGDSDIQYVVAVNGMDLGLRKSSIVHGLASSSRNNLNELDVLNVDRETSRVAAVSIGVSTSTLPSTFQSAQLVHQNLSSAYETNPQFSHGQMMEYRVSQQFVAHYPNNSSNYSPNEEIPYSTSLHGLMNQGGLNRGKSYGSLHEQNSQTLAKEEKRKLDGSVQHEVGIEKTRPLEKAVPVDEISVSVSAQEDLHSLPSKNDSNQCESEKTSSSVDVINQVQISKSSENDQCSLSCTFGLSGSDSVSNLIDLSYHEPSLPTQRIYCSERIPREQAELMNRLSKSDDSLGSLFLISHSSSNITEHKSIRESAENLIQSDPDLHTEHSMPTVKPLHIDPQQTNNELAQPQKYKVFADAASEMNKMLLDSHDVLQSGFKLAVPNDVDDKDSANREAMLNADHDDTAGNQENLLIEETGESRSGNPAASQVTYLVHHKDPLTDTLGPKLSEITGKDFAGNDLGHSQPFSQKESSANDIPQGIHPVGISARKQADVSIDINDRFPHDFFSEIFPRGILTEERVGVTPMHKDGAGISVIMENHEPKHWSYFQKLAQEEFVQKDVSLIDQDLLSTPLLAKAKDGDQKTHLFAHLTEDPVSMDHKHSHSQLNFGKDSNKESIPGTGGADSTVHSDFGYSQVKGSKNMQFGAMVENLKSPESPYELENRNIGLPPINPSLVDFDISALQFINNEDLEELRELGSGTFGTVYHGKWRGSDVAIKRLKKICFTGRSSEQERLTIEFWREAEILSKLHHPNVVAFYGVVKDGPGGTLATVAEFMVDGSLRHVLLKKDRYLDRRKRLLIAMDAAFGMEYLHSKNIVHFDLKCDNLLVNLKDPHRPICKVGDFGLSKIKRNTLVSGGVRGTLPWMAPELLHGSSNKVSEKVDVFSFGIVLWEILTGEEPYANMHYGAIIGGIVNNTLRPAIPNFCDPDWKRLMEQCWAPNPAARPSFTEIARRLRIMSTAASQTKGHGHKPSKS from the exons ATGGAGAGGAATTCAAACATCACAATGGAACAATTGGATATGCAAAATCAATTTGGATACAGTGCCAGGGAATCAGGACATGAAGGATTTGCTGCATCTCAAGCATTTTTAATAGACCCTATAAGCAGCAGAAGTGCTAATGTGAGACTTCCTGACCTAAATGTATCAGAAGTTAAACCTGTACTTAATTACTCCATACAGACAGGTGAGGAGTTTGCTCTTGAATTTATGCGTGATCGAGTTAATCTTAAGAAGCCTCTCATCCCAAGTGCTCTAGCTGAtcctaatcatgcatcaaaTCATATGGAGCTAAAAAGTATTTTAAGCACTACTCATACAGGGTCTGAAAGTTCATATGCTTCAACGCTCCCTTTAGCAGAGAAAGGTTCAAAAGGAATTGAGAGAACAAACTTGTCTTTATATGAAGGGAGAAGCGACTATGGGTCAGTCCATTCAGTTCCACAAACTTCATCAGAACATGACATTCAACAATTTCTACATGGTTTTACCTCTGATAGCTCATCTACAAAGATGAAGCTGCTCTGCAGCTTTGGCGGTACGATACTGCCTCGTCCTAGTGATGGAAAGCTCAGGTATGTTGGGGGTGAAACACACATTATATGTATATCAAAGGATATTTCGTGGGAAGAGCTTGAGCGGAAAACCTTAGCAATTTATACCCAACCTCATGTGATAAAATATCAGCTTCCTGGAGAGGATCTTGATGCATTGGTTTCTGTTTCATGTGATGAGGATCTGCAGAATATGATGGAGGAATGGAATGAAGTTGAAGGTAGAGAAGCATCACAAAAACTTAGAATGTTTCTGTTCTCCATGAGTGATTTGGAGGATGCTCAGTTTGGCTTGGGCAGTTTGGAGGGTGATTCTGATATTCAGTATGTAGTTGCAGTTAATGGCATGGACTTGGGATTAAGAAAAAGCTCAATTGTACATGGTTTGGCAAGCTCTTccagaaataatttaaatgagcTAGATGTATTAAATGTTGACAGGGAGACAAGTAGAGTAGCAGCTGTCTCTATTGGGGTCAGTACTTCAACTTTGCCTAGCACTTTCCAATCTGCTCAACTGGTTCATCAGAATTTATCCAGTGCATATGAAACCAACCCACAATTTTCTCATGGCCAAATGATGGAATATAGAGTTTCCCAGCAATTTGTGGCGCACTATCCCAACAATTCTTCTAATTACTCCCCTAATGAAGAAATTCCCTATTCAACCTCCCTTCATGGGCTTATGAATCAAGGAGGCTTGAATCGAGGGAAGTCATATGGCAGTCTTCATGAGCAGAATTCACAGACATTAGCAAAGGAAGAAAAGAGAAAACTTGATGGTTCAGTTCAACATGAGGTTGGTATTGAAAAAACTCGTCCCCTAGAAAAGGCTGTTCCAGTTGATGAAATATCAGTCAGTGTTTCTGCACAAGAAGATCTCCATTCTCTGCCCTCAAAAAATGATTCTAATCAATGTGAATCTGAAAAGACCTCTTCTTCTGTAGATGTCATTAATCAGGTGCAGATATCTAAATCAAGTGAAAATGATCAATGTTCCCTATCTTGTACATTTGGTTTGAGCGGTTCTGATTCTGTTTCTAATTTGATAGACTTGAGCTATCATGAACCATCCCTACCTACTCAGAGGATATATTGTTCAGAAAGAATACCCCGGGAACAAGCAGAGCTGATGAATAGGTTATCAAAATCTGATGATTCACTTGGTTCTCTGTTTCTTATTTCTCATTCTAGTTCCAATATTACTGAGCATAAGTCAATTAGAGAATCTGCTGAAAACCTTATTCAAAGTGATCCGGATCTCCATACTGAACACTCCATGCCAACTGTAAAACCATTGCATATAGATCCTCAACAGACCAACAATGAGCTTGCCCAACCCCAGAAGTACAAGGTGTTTGCAGATGCAGCTTCTGAGATGAATAAGATGCTTTTGGATTCTCATGATGTTTTGCAGAGTGGGTTCAAGCTAGCAGTTCCAAATGATGTGGATGATAAAGATTCTGCAAACAGAGAAGCTATGCTTAATGCTGACCATGATGACACTGCAGGTAACCAGGAAAATCTCCTGATTGAAGAAACTGGAGAATCAAGATCTGGAAATCCTGCAGCATCCCAAGTAACTTATCTTGTGCACCACAAGGATCCTCTGACTGATACTCTGGGGCCTAAACTTAGTGAGATAACAGGAAAAGATTTTGCAGGTAATGATCTTGGACATTCTCAGCCATTTTCTCAAAAAGAGAGCTCAGCTAATGATATTCCTCAAGGAATACACCCTGTTGGTATTTCAGCAAGAAAACAGGCAGACGTCAGCATAGATATTAATGATAGATTCCCtcatgattttttttctgaaatatTCCCCAGAGGGATACTTACTGAGGAGAGGGTAGGTGTTACTCCAATGCACAAAGATGGAGCTGGCATCAGTGTGATCATGGAAAATCATGAGCCTAAGCACTGgtcatattttcaaaaattggcACAAGAAGAGTTCGTTCAGAAAGATGTTTCTCTTATCGATCAGGATCTTCTAAGTACTCCTTTACTAGCAAAAGCAAAAGATGGAGATCAGAAGACACATCTTTTTGCACATTTGACAGAAGATCCAGTTTCAATGGACCACAAACATTCCCACTCCCAGCTTAATTTTGGTAAAGACAGCAATAAAGAAAGCATACCAGGAACAGGAGGAGCTGACTCCACAGTTCATTCGGATTTTGGTTATTCCCAGGTGAAAGGCAGTAAAAATATGCAGTTTGGTGCTATGGTGGAGAACTTAAAATCTCCAGAATCACCATATGAG TTGGAAAACAGGAACATTGGCCTGCCTCCTATTAATCCATCTCTTGTAGATTTTGACATCAGTGCATTGCAG TTCATAAACAATGAAGATCTTGAAGAGCTGAGGGAACTAGGTTCTGGCACTTTTGGAACTGTATATCATGGAAAATGGAGGGGATCAGATGTTGCCATTAAGAGGCTTAAGAAGATTTGTTTCACTGGTCGATCATCAGAGCAAGAGAGATTG ACTATAGAATTTTGGCGGGAAGCTGAAATTCTGTCAAAGCTTCACCATCCAAATGTAGTTGCATTTTATGGTGTGGTGAAAGATGGGCCTGGCGGGACGTTAGCTACTGTGGCAGAGTTCATGGTTGATGGTTCTCTTAGGCATGTCTTACTCAAGAAGGACAG GTATCTGGATCGTCGCAAGAGGCTCCTAATAGCTATGGATGCTGCATTTGGAATGGAGTATCTGCACTCAAAGAACATTGTGCATTTTGATTTGAAATGTGACAACTTGCTTGTGAACCTAAAAGATCCCCACCGACCAATCTGCAAG GTTGGTGATTTTGGACTGTCAAAAATTAAACGAAATACATTGGTATCTGGAGGTGTGCGTGGAACTCTTCCATGGATGGCACCAGAGCTGCTACATGGTAGTAGCAACAAGGTCTCGGAAAAG GTTGACGTTTTCTCCTTTGGAATTGTCCTATGGGAGATTCTCACTGGTGAGGAACCATATGCCAACATGCACTATGGTGCCATCATAG GTGGAATTGTAAATAATACTTTGAGACCAGCCATTCCGAATTTCTGTGATCCTGACTGGAAAAGGTTGATGGAGCAGTGTTGGGCCCCTAATCCTGCAGCCAGGCCTTCCTTCACAGAAATTGCCAGACGTCTGCGCATAATGTCTACAGCAGCTAGCCAAACCAAAGGACATGGCCACAAGCCATCAAAGTCATGA